The Sphingobacterium lactis sequence CTCATTGGTTTCATGATTATAATTTATGATTGGTTATTTCTGTTATTTGGCAAGCTTTGGAAATAAGGGTTCATGTTGCTCCGGCCCCATTGCGGAATAACCACCATCGACGACGGTTTCATTTCCAGTCATATAGGACGCTTCTGCCGAAGCCACAAAAGCTACCACATTCGCAACCTCCTCGGCATTGGCAATACGCCCCATCAAATTAAAGGAAGAAGTTACCTCATCGGCATGTGCACGGTCATTTTTGGTCAACCCTTCAAAAGGCAATGACCACACATGGCCTAGACGGACCATATTGACGCGTATTTTATCTGCGGCATATTCCACAGCTTGCGTCTTGGTCAAGTGCAATAGTGCGGCTTTGGAAACGGGATAGGACCAACGCTGAATATGCGGGAAAACGCCAGAAACCGAACCTATATTGATAATATTGCCGACGCTAGCTTTCAGGTAAGGCCGTACCATCTCGCCGAAAACTGCGGCAGAAACAACATTGGTATCGAGCGTCCGGAGCCAGGTTTCACGCGAAGTTAATGGACCATCATCGGCATAGGCCGCTGCACAGTTCACCAAGACATCCACCCGACCATACTTTTGTAGGGTGAAATCCAACAGTGCACGAAGCGAAGCATCACTCGTGATATCTGTTTTTATGAAATCGAATTGTTCCGCATAGGCGGCTTTGCGATCGACATCTGATCCTAATTCCAAGGCCCCAACAACAACAGATGCACCTAACTGAATAAATTTATCGGCAATAGCCAGGCCTATTGTTGCAGCCCCGGTTAATAGACAAACTTTCTTTTCAAAGTCCCTCATAATTATATCGTTTATAGCTCAGGCATCTTTGGAAACTGCCTGACTGGTTGTTATAACAAATATAATGATAATTTTAGAATTGCAAAATTAATTTCATAATTACTGAATTTAATAGCTTTATTAGCCTTGAAAATTCAACTATATCATTTTAAATTTTGTATTATTGAATATTGTTTCATATTTTTGAATAACAAATTATAAACTAAATAAGACGACATCATGAAATTTCCAAAGTTCAAGGCGGCGGCCGTTCAAACCTCGCCGGTTTACTTCAATGTCGATGCGACGGTGAGCAAGGTGTGCGCTATCATACGCGAAGCAGCAGAAAACGGAGCGAAGCTTATTGCTTTTCCAGAAGTCTTTATTTCGGCCTATCCTTATTGGAACTGGATCATGAATCCCGTTGAAGGAAGCAAATGGTTCAAGAAACTATACCTGAACTCCATTACGGCGGATGGCCCCGAGGTGGAAAAAATTGCACAGGTAGCCAGAGATTATGACATCAATGTCGTAATCGGGCTCAATGAGCGTGTTAAAGAAAAGGTAGGGACCTTATACAATACGATATTAACGATCAGTAACGAAGGGCATATTCTGGGCCGGCACCGAAAACTGGTACCAACGTGGGCGGAGAAATTGACCTGGAGTGGCGGAGACGGTTCATCGCTTAAAGTTCATGATACCAATGTCGGCCCATTAGGCGTACTTGCCTGTGGTGAAAACACCAATACCCTGGCTCGATTCTCCCTACTTGCCCAAGGTGAACTGATCCATATAGCAAATTATATCTCCTTGCCCGTAGCTCCAATTGATTATAACATGGCCGAAGCCATAAAAATTCGGGCGGCGGCACATTCTTTTGAAGGCAAGGTCTATACGATTACATCATGCTCGACGATCTCCGAGGATATCATCCAACTCTTTGAAAAGGAAGTGCCCAATGCACGGGAACTACTCACCCGTAAAAACAGCTCATATTCGGGATTTATTGATCCCAATGGGCAGCAAATTGGTGAATCCATAATTGATGACGAAGGAATTGTCTATGCAGAAATTGACCTCGAACGTTGCATCCAACCTAAACAGATGCACGATTTACTGGGCCATTACAACCGATTCGATATTTTTAATCTGAAGGTGAACACAGAAGAACAGCGTGCCATTCAATTCGCGGAGTCAAAAGCGGTCGCTGTGGAAAACGAACATGGTCAGCTTCCTGACCATGATTTGGACAACCTGATCGATATCCATAAAAACAAAGCATATAAACATTAGTATGTAAACCATAAAACTAGCTCATCATGGAAACAAACATTTATAAGAACAAAGATGATGTTTACGGCAGAGCACGTGTAGAGGACAACGAAGAACTAAAAGCGTATTACAGCAAGTTAGCCGAACTGGACACCGGAGCCCTGTGGACCGTGGCCAATGAAATCGAACCTTGGGAACCCATTTCCAATTCTGTTCCGATGCTGTGGAAGTACGACGAATTGAGAGATTTGGTCCTGGAATCCGCACGTCTGGTCACACCGGGACAGGCAGGCAGAAGGGTTGTTTACTTAATCAATAAACAGCGTGCCCATGTAAAGGCAGCCTGTGGATGGCTTTATGCAGGAATTCAGGTTACCCAACCTGGAGAATCCACCCCTGCCCACCGCCATAAAGCAGCAGCCTTACGTTTTATCATGGAAGGAGACAAGGGGTATACCATTGTCAACGGCAACAAGATATCCCTTGGCGTCAATGATTTTGTTATTACCCCCAACAGCACGTGGCATGAACACGGCGTAGATGCTGAAGGGAAAACCTGCATTTGGATGGACGGGCTGGACATTCCTTTGGTGAATGCGCTGGAAGCCAATGATTATGCTGTCTATGATGACGAGGACGGACAGGAAGAACTTGTTCCGATGAACTACTCCCCTATGAGCTACTCTGGTAGCGGCTTGATCCCTGTGGACAGGGAATGGGATAACCCGTACTCCCCATTGTTTAAATATTCTTGGGAAAGCACCTATAACGCATTGAAGAATGCAGCACAGGTAACTGACGGCACCCCGTATGATGGTGTTATCATGCAGTATTCGAATCCACTTACGGGCGGACATGTGATGCAAACGATGGGCGCTGCCATGCAACTTTTGAAGCCAGGCAAGCGAACTAAAGCCCATAAACATACCGGAAGCTTTATCTATCAGTGCGCAAAAGGACATGGCTATACCATCATTGACGGTAAACGCTACGATTGGAAAGAACGTGATACATTCTGTGTACCCTCTTGGGCATGGCATGAGCATGTCAATCTCTCCGAAACGGAAGATGCTTTCCTATTTAACTTCAATGACCTTCCCACAATTACCAAATTGGGATTATACCAAGAGAAAGCGTATTTGGAAAACGACGGTCATCAAAACATTAGTTAACTCTTTTTAAAACACGTACATGAAACTGGTAACCTATAGAGCGAATACGGAAGCTGCGGGCAGATTGGGATTTTTACACGATGACCTGATTATCGACATGGAAGATTTCGGGGATATTTTCGGGATGCCCTTACCATCCACCATGCTGGATTTTATCGACATGGGCCCGATTGCCATTCGGGCAGTGAACCAACTGTTGGAAAAAGCCGACCTTTCGACGATTGCTACCTGCAGCATCCCTTTTAGTAATGCCTTATTGCTTGCTCCGATTCCGCGTCCACGGAAGAATATCTTTGGGATCGGATTGAATTATACCGAGCATGTCGCAGAATCTGCGCGTGCCTTGGACACGGCCAATGAGCTTCCGCAGAAGTGCGTTATCTTCAGCAAACCTCCGACAACGGTCATCGGGAATGGTGATCCGATCAAGCACAATAGTGACGTGACCCAACAAATGGACTGGGAGGGCGAGCTTGCCGTTATCATTGGCAAAAGAGCAAGTCGCATTGATTCGGCAAATGCGCTGGACCACGTGTTTGGCTATACCATTATCAACGATATTTCGGCGCGTGATTGCCGCCGGTCGGGCCAATGGATTGTTTCCAAAGGTCAGGATACCTTTGCACCAATGGGTCCCATGATCATCACGGCGGATGAGCTCACCGATCCCCATAACCTATCGATTATCACCAAAGTTAATGGTGTCGAAAAACAGAATGGCAACACCAAGTATATGTTGTTCAATGTCAATGCTATCCTTGCCGATATTTCTGAGAGCATCTGCTTGGAACCTGGGGACATCATTGCAACAGGTACTCCGGCAGGGGTCGGTGCAGGCCGTGAACCTCAGGAATTTATGTTTCCCGGGGATGTGGTCGAGATCACCATTCCACCGATAGGCACCTTGAGAAACCCAATTGTAAAAGCTTAGCAAGACTTACGACTATGTCAAAAACTAAATTTAAGATCGGCCAGATCGTTCCAAGTTCGAATGTAACGATGGAAACTGAAATTCCGGCTCTCTTTCGTGCACGTGAGGAAATCTATCCCGAGCGGTTTACCTTTCATTCCTCGCGTATGCGCATGAAGCATGTAAACAAGGAAGAGCTCGCAAAAATGGATGCACAGTCGGATGCGTGTGCCATTGAGCTATCCGACGCACAGGTGGATGTCATGGGATATGCATGTCTGGTGGCCATTATGTCCATGGGCAAGGGTTACCATTGCATTTCGCAATCCAGACTGCACCAGCAGACCGTGGACAACGATTTCCCTACTCCTATCGTCACAAGTGCTGGGGCTTTGGTTGAAGGCTTACAGGCATTAGGTGTGAAGAACATTGCCGTAGTTGCCCCATATATGAAGCCATTGACTCAACTGGTTGTCGACTACATCGAAGATCAAGGCTTCACCGTAAAAGATTGGGTCGCGCTGGAGGTCGCAGACAACCTGGAGGTTGCTGCCCTAGACCCGAACAATCTGAAAGAGATCTATAAACAATTGAACCTGGACGGTGTGGAGGCGCTGGTCCTTTCTGCTTGTGTTCAGATGCCGTCGCTTCCCGCCGTAGATGCCATTGAGCAGGAAATCAACATTCCCGTAACCACAGCAGCAATCTGCACCACGTACAGCATGCTCAAAAAACTGGGATTAAAGGCTCATGCTCCAATTGGAGGGGCCTTGCTTTCCGGCAAATACTAATTTTTAGCGCCCGAGCGGATCATTTGTTTTCAGCATTGCAGAAAAACAATTAGATTCGCTCTTTGTTATCCCCTAAAATTTACATGGAGAAAAAGAAAAACGGTATTCAGTCGATCGATGTTGGGTTTTCCATTCTTTCGGTCTTGGTCAATTCGGCAAGTCCGCTACCTTTGAAAACAATCTCGGCACAGAGTGGTCTCTCTCCGAGTAAGATCCATTCGTATTTGACGAGTTTTATCAATTTAGGTGTTGTGGAACAGAATCTCAGTACGGGGTTCTACAGCTTGGGACCTACCTGCCTGAAATTGGGCTTGGGTTATTTGGATCAGGTGAATATCCTGACATCCTCCCAACCGATCATGCTTGAATTGGCACAGGAAATTGGACAGACTGTTTTCTTGGGTGTATGGGGCAATAGAGGTCCAACCATCGTCAATCGTGTAGACGGTCCTTATTCGCAAACGATATTCGACCTCCGCATTGGTAGTGTTTTACCACTTCTGAGCTCCGCGTTGGGTAAAAACTTTGCTGCGCATCTCCCCCTATCCTTCATCGAACCATTTATCGTGGATGAGATAGAAAAGCAAGGCAGCGGCAGTGGAAAACCTGTTGCGCTTTCAGATGTGTACGATATGTTGGATGAAATCCGCAACAACGGCATCAGTAATTCTCGGGGTCAATTGCTATCCGACTTTACCTCCCTCTCGGTACCCATATTTGATTTCTCCAACAGCATCTATGCAGGTATTACAATCATGGGTAAGATTGACGTTTTCGATGACCGATTGGACGCAAAACCCGCCAAACTACTCAAAGCTGCCGGCAAAAAACTCTCGGAGCTCGGGGGCTGGCAGGCCGTTAGCCGATAGCTTATTTTACGTAAGGGATCTTACAACATTATTTAGCCAGCGCTTTCCAAACTACGATCGCTCAAATTTTCCTCCAGCACCATGAAGCTATAAATCAAAAAAGCGGCCTATTTCAAGCCGCTTTCCTATTATATTGCAAAAATTTTTATTCGCTATTAATCATAGAATTTCCAGGAAACCCCGAACCTCAGGAATGCAGGGTTCATCGGGTAACGGCGTACCGTATAGTATCCCCTTGGTGAGATATGCTGATTGGCGAAGTTATAGCTCAAGAATAAATTCACGCGATCTATATTTCCAGTCAGCCAAAAATCAACAACCGGATAGGTCGAAAATTCCAGTCCTAAATTATCATTGTAAAACTGTCCGGCGTTGATGGCGTAGGATGGTGTTCTAAAAGGCGTATTGAAACGTACATCCGTTCCGATACGGAAATCCATCACATTGTACAGTTTATTGGCATAGTACAGACTGTGCCAAGTGTATAACTCAGGTGTGGCTAATATATCCATGGCATCCGATTTCTGGTAGACCACACGGTTGTCCAGGTGGAAGCGGCGGAACTTAAAATTTTGTGTTACGGTCAGTTTCAGCAAATTCAAGTTTCCGGCCTGTGCAGGCTCGATCATTTTGTTCAACAAAAAGCTATTATCCGGATTGTCAACTTCCTTGAAATAGGTGTAATTGTTGATCAGGAAATATTCCAGCTTTCCACTGAAGCCGATCTTGTCATTGGCATATTGGAAATTCAGGTTTTGGGTCTTTGTTTTTTCCAGATCGAAAGAATCTTCATTCCAGCTGTGGTACGAAAGGTTTGCGTTCTGGAAGATCATTTCCGGCGATTTATTCTGTGTGTAAGCGCCAATGCGCAACTTGCCGACTATGTCATTGATATGGATATCAGCGTAGGCTTCATAGAGAAAGTCACCGAAGTTCCGGCCTACGACGATCTGATTGGCCATTGCATTGACATCCACCTTATCCGAAAACTTATATCCTATGGCACCCTTCACCATACTGTTCTGAAAGAACTTGCTCATGGCACTATCGGCATACCAGATCAAATCATTCTGGAAGCCAAGTTCGACCTTCGCTTCATTC is a genomic window containing:
- a CDS encoding fumarylacetoacetate hydrolase family protein produces the protein MKLVTYRANTEAAGRLGFLHDDLIIDMEDFGDIFGMPLPSTMLDFIDMGPIAIRAVNQLLEKADLSTIATCSIPFSNALLLAPIPRPRKNIFGIGLNYTEHVAESARALDTANELPQKCVIFSKPPTTVIGNGDPIKHNSDVTQQMDWEGELAVIIGKRASRIDSANALDHVFGYTIINDISARDCRRSGQWIVSKGQDTFAPMGPMIITADELTDPHNLSIITKVNGVEKQNGNTKYMLFNVNAILADISESICLEPGDIIATGTPAGVGAGREPQEFMFPGDVVEITIPPIGTLRNPIVKA
- a CDS encoding cupin domain-containing protein, yielding METNIYKNKDDVYGRARVEDNEELKAYYSKLAELDTGALWTVANEIEPWEPISNSVPMLWKYDELRDLVLESARLVTPGQAGRRVVYLINKQRAHVKAACGWLYAGIQVTQPGESTPAHRHKAAALRFIMEGDKGYTIVNGNKISLGVNDFVITPNSTWHEHGVDAEGKTCIWMDGLDIPLVNALEANDYAVYDDEDGQEELVPMNYSPMSYSGSGLIPVDREWDNPYSPLFKYSWESTYNALKNAAQVTDGTPYDGVIMQYSNPLTGGHVMQTMGAAMQLLKPGKRTKAHKHTGSFIYQCAKGHGYTIIDGKRYDWKERDTFCVPSWAWHEHVNLSETEDAFLFNFNDLPTITKLGLYQEKAYLENDGHQNIS
- a CDS encoding IclR family transcriptional regulator; translated protein: MEKKKNGIQSIDVGFSILSVLVNSASPLPLKTISAQSGLSPSKIHSYLTSFINLGVVEQNLSTGFYSLGPTCLKLGLGYLDQVNILTSSQPIMLELAQEIGQTVFLGVWGNRGPTIVNRVDGPYSQTIFDLRIGSVLPLLSSALGKNFAAHLPLSFIEPFIVDEIEKQGSGSGKPVALSDVYDMLDEIRNNGISNSRGQLLSDFTSLSVPIFDFSNSIYAGITIMGKIDVFDDRLDAKPAKLLKAAGKKLSELGGWQAVSR
- a CDS encoding SDR family oxidoreductase gives rise to the protein MRDFEKKVCLLTGAATIGLAIADKFIQLGASVVVGALELGSDVDRKAAYAEQFDFIKTDITSDASLRALLDFTLQKYGRVDVLVNCAAAYADDGPLTSRETWLRTLDTNVVSAAVFGEMVRPYLKASVGNIINIGSVSGVFPHIQRWSYPVSKAALLHLTKTQAVEYAADKIRVNMVRLGHVWSLPFEGLTKNDRAHADEVTSSFNLMGRIANAEEVANVVAFVASAEASYMTGNETVVDGGYSAMGPEQHEPLFPKLAK
- a CDS encoding maleate cis-trans isomerase family protein produces the protein MSKTKFKIGQIVPSSNVTMETEIPALFRAREEIYPERFTFHSSRMRMKHVNKEELAKMDAQSDACAIELSDAQVDVMGYACLVAIMSMGKGYHCISQSRLHQQTVDNDFPTPIVTSAGALVEGLQALGVKNIAVVAPYMKPLTQLVVDYIEDQGFTVKDWVALEVADNLEVAALDPNNLKEIYKQLNLDGVEALVLSACVQMPSLPAVDAIEQEINIPVTTAAICTTYSMLKKLGLKAHAPIGGALLSGKY
- a CDS encoding carbon-nitrogen hydrolase family protein, with amino-acid sequence MKFPKFKAAAVQTSPVYFNVDATVSKVCAIIREAAENGAKLIAFPEVFISAYPYWNWIMNPVEGSKWFKKLYLNSITADGPEVEKIAQVARDYDINVVIGLNERVKEKVGTLYNTILTISNEGHILGRHRKLVPTWAEKLTWSGGDGSSLKVHDTNVGPLGVLACGENTNTLARFSLLAQGELIHIANYISLPVAPIDYNMAEAIKIRAAAHSFEGKVYTITSCSTISEDIIQLFEKEVPNARELLTRKNSSYSGFIDPNGQQIGESIIDDEGIVYAEIDLERCIQPKQMHDLLGHYNRFDIFNLKVNTEEQRAIQFAESKAVAVENEHGQLPDHDLDNLIDIHKNKAYKH